Within the Acetomicrobium sp. S15 = DSM 107314 genome, the region CAAAAAGGGAGGGGAAGCTTAATGAAAAAAGTTGTGATGTTTCTACTTGCAATGATTTTGAGCGTAGCTTTGTTTGGTCACGGTCAAATGGCGGCACTGGCAGCATCACAGTATCCCACGAAACCCATCACCTTATTGGTATCAAGTACATCCTCGAGCTTCGCGCCGTTATAAAAGCGTATGTCGCCTGGGGCATATTCCACGCCCACATGACTCGGCACGTCGATCTGAGTTCCTACGCCGGGACACCCTTCAAACGGACGTCTTAGGCTATCCACCTCTTGTTATGTTTAAAGCCCTCCTCTTGCAGCAGTGGTTTAACCTCTCCGACAGAGGCTTAGCAGAGGCCATAGCAGACAGGCTCTCATTTCAAAGCTTCTTGGGTTTATCCATTGTAGATCCAGTCCCTGACGATACTACCTTCACACGCTTTAGGCAGAAGCTTCAAGAAAAAGGAATGTTAGAAGAGCTATTTTCTATATTGGATTCAGAGTTTGACCGACTGGGCCTTTTGGTGAAGAAGGGTTCATTCATAGACGCCACGATAATACAAGACCAGAGGAAGCCCCCTTCTAGCGTTAAAGAAAAAGATGACGAAGACGAAAAGAATGAACCGCCCCGGGATTGACGGAGAGTAAAATTCTTCAAGAGAAGGAAGCCATGAAAACGCAAATCAGGTACTCACACCTAATAAAGGAA harbors:
- a CDS encoding transposase; translated protein: MVTVKWRHWQHHSIPRNPSPYWYQVHPRASRRYKSVCRLGHIPRPHDSARRSEFLRRDTLQTDVLGYPPLVMFKALLLQQWFNLSDRGLAEAIADRLSFQSFLGLSIVDPVPDDTTFTRFRQKLQEKGMLEELFSILDSEFDRLGLLVKKGSFIDATIIQDQRKPPSSVKEKDDEDEKNEPPRD